From the Chloroflexus aurantiacus J-10-fl genome, one window contains:
- a CDS encoding MurT ligase domain-containing protein, which produces MYRLRTTAALALARTAGTLSRRLGLGGGTSLPGQVARILDPTILTNFCTALPEGVALIAGTNGKTTTSRMVATILEQAGKPLLHNRAGANLLPGLTTVAIADADWRGRPHAHQALFETDEAALPQAIAETRPRLVVLLNLFRDQLDRYGEIDTIASHWRTALQTLPPTSTVVFNADDPALASIVQGLSAQIIAFGLADVRQATGAALHIADSQFCHVCGHRYHYQHVFYAHIGHYACPQCGQHRPEPDIALTVLEPRGLDGSDLQITHPGGTVQFRLPLPGLYNAQNALAATAATLALGITPATISSALQNFQAAFGRIERITAGPNGPPLLIALIKNPVGASETVRMFTTATDQPLHLLIAINDRFADGTDVSWLWDADFEPLAQRVAHVTVSGTRAADMALRLDYAGVAGEVITVIDDLPAALDAALSRLPPGETLAVLPTYTAMLDLRSEISRRGWAKPFWEA; this is translated from the coding sequence ATGTACCGTCTCCGCACAACCGCAGCACTCGCACTCGCTCGCACTGCCGGCACCCTCTCGCGACGGTTGGGATTAGGTGGTGGTACCAGCCTTCCCGGCCAGGTCGCGCGCATCCTCGATCCGACCATTCTGACCAACTTCTGCACCGCTTTGCCCGAAGGTGTGGCGTTGATCGCCGGTACCAATGGCAAGACGACCACCAGTCGCATGGTCGCTACAATTCTTGAGCAGGCTGGCAAACCACTGCTGCACAATCGCGCCGGCGCGAACCTGTTGCCCGGCCTGACCACAGTCGCCATTGCCGATGCCGACTGGCGTGGACGGCCACACGCACACCAGGCACTCTTCGAGACGGATGAAGCGGCGCTGCCCCAGGCCATCGCCGAGACACGACCACGCCTGGTTGTGCTGCTGAACCTGTTTCGCGATCAGCTTGATCGCTACGGTGAGATCGACACCATCGCCAGCCATTGGCGCACAGCGCTGCAAACGCTTCCCCCAACCAGCACCGTCGTCTTCAATGCCGACGATCCGGCACTGGCCAGCATCGTGCAAGGGTTATCGGCTCAGATTATCGCCTTTGGCCTGGCAGATGTTCGCCAGGCCACCGGAGCGGCGCTGCACATCGCCGACTCACAGTTCTGTCATGTCTGCGGCCATCGCTATCACTACCAGCACGTGTTCTACGCCCACATCGGTCACTATGCCTGCCCGCAGTGCGGTCAGCACCGTCCTGAACCTGACATTGCCCTCACCGTGCTTGAACCACGCGGACTTGATGGGAGTGACCTTCAGATCACACATCCCGGCGGTACAGTCCAGTTCCGTTTACCACTACCCGGCCTCTACAATGCCCAGAACGCTCTGGCAGCCACAGCAGCGACGCTGGCGTTAGGTATAACCCCTGCGACTATTAGCAGTGCCCTCCAGAACTTTCAGGCCGCTTTTGGTCGGATTGAACGAATTACTGCCGGCCCGAATGGGCCACCGCTCTTGATCGCGTTGATCAAAAACCCGGTCGGTGCTTCCGAGACGGTACGGATGTTTACGACGGCCACCGACCAACCCCTGCATCTTTTGATTGCCATCAACGACCGTTTCGCCGACGGCACCGATGTCTCGTGGTTGTGGGACGCCGATTTTGAACCGCTGGCACAGCGGGTTGCCCACGTCACCGTCAGTGGCACCCGCGCTGCCGATATGGCCCTGCGTCTCGACTACGCCGGTGTGGCCGGTGAGGTTATCACCGTCATCGATGATCTCCCTGCTGCCCTGGATGCCGCACTATCCAGACTGCCACCCGGTGAAACACTTGCCGTTCTGCCTACCTATACCGCCATGCTCGATTTACGGAGCGAAATCAGTCGCCGCGGTTGGGCCAAACCCTTTTGGGAAGCGTAA
- the proC gene encoding pyrroline-5-carboxylate reductase, translating into MLSDLPIAVIGAGAMGEAIIGGLLRNELVAADQILASHPREDRRRELSHHYGIQTTHDNLAAAQWGRVVIFAVKPQQLRRVLPPLRGALRDDDLAISVIAGATIASFAEALDHQAVVRSMPNTPAQIGCGMTVWTAAPAVNERQRGWAATVLGALGRELFVDNETYLDMATAINGTGPAYVFLMMEAMIDAGVHLGLSRRIAEELVQQTMLGSVQYAIQSGLHPAQLRNAVTSPGGTSAAALSELERGGLRTVLADAIWAAYRRSVELGRNG; encoded by the coding sequence ATGCTCTCAGATTTACCAATTGCCGTTATTGGGGCCGGCGCGATGGGCGAAGCAATTATCGGTGGCCTGTTGCGCAACGAGCTGGTTGCCGCCGATCAGATTTTAGCCAGCCATCCCCGCGAAGACCGCCGGCGCGAACTGAGCCATCACTACGGCATTCAGACCACGCACGATAATCTGGCCGCTGCCCAATGGGGACGGGTGGTCATCTTCGCCGTCAAGCCGCAACAGTTACGCCGGGTGCTGCCACCACTGCGCGGCGCCCTGCGCGACGACGATCTGGCGATTTCGGTCATCGCCGGCGCTACCATCGCCTCGTTTGCCGAGGCGCTTGACCATCAGGCCGTTGTGCGCAGTATGCCCAACACTCCCGCCCAAATCGGTTGTGGAATGACGGTGTGGACTGCGGCACCGGCAGTGAATGAGCGTCAGCGCGGCTGGGCAGCCACTGTGTTGGGTGCGCTCGGTCGTGAATTGTTTGTCGATAACGAGACCTATCTCGATATGGCAACCGCGATCAATGGCACCGGGCCGGCGTATGTCTTCCTGATGATGGAAGCGATGATCGATGCCGGTGTTCACCTTGGCCTGTCGCGGCGGATTGCCGAAGAGCTGGTACAACAGACGATGCTCGGCTCGGTGCAATACGCCATTCAGAGCGGTTTGCATCCGGCACAGTTGCGCAATGCGGTCACCTCTCCCGGTGGCACCAGCGCCGCCGCGTTGAGTGAGCTTGAGCGCGGTGGTCTGCGCACTGTCCTGGCCGATGCCATTTGGGCGGCTTATCGGCGGTCGGTTGAATTGGGAAGGAATGGTTAG
- a CDS encoding delta-60 repeat domain-containing protein: MNTIASHLTGWLLTGLLLFALITPTTDTSLARPESYGDQAIPTTSTTDTLFTMNPAIFTSPGTVNTLVPLSDGRMLIGGRFVSISGQPTPRSLAILKSDGTVDTTFQVDSRLTVLDVYEAAVQTDGKIIIAGRFIVSPSILTYFLLRLYPNGLLDETFNTVGIGGPVLAVLIDGSKVVIGGAFYQPTPYVARLNPDGTADSTFNGTGSGPNDTVRDIARQQDGKYIIVGDFTQVNNTPQTGIARLGTNGVLDTGFVRGGSMVSKRVAVLRDNSVVVGREDICGDSSFAWYTPDGVLKRMPLDLDPDPNWLASITALVALPDGGFLIGGWYSAVCINGFPTQHQGEVWRYTADGTFRTMVSFGDNSDILALAVRSDGHVVVGGKGLPVRSSEIGIFDGLALLNPAYNGLERVPAFHPLVGDEATIYSISRYADGKLLIAGNFSHVNGSPHFGLARLLANGTLDPDLHPFANDPGGYSLPTLVLPNGSALTGFRSNQLFLVGTNGNLTNISALNDYRSVTALAIQSDNKVLVGSWGWLRRLNADVSDTDPTFTIGNVNGSVYALAVQGNKIVVAGDFSSYNGVNVPGLVRLNSDGNIDDTFTPPAFQTEYSQIGSLYSITPLPDGDLIVGGYFKTVDGEERPNLVRLNNDGTVDTGFSSPTSFHTVQSTCLAGDGSLWVGGIANTYGRHPFLTHLDRNGQIMPTTFPNTYQAAHYFDGAIHKLLCDANGLTWVSGTFSLIDGKPFYGLARYAPLRSQVFLPQIIR; this comes from the coding sequence ATGAACACCATTGCATCCCACCTGACAGGATGGCTTCTGACGGGGCTATTGCTATTTGCGCTCATCACACCGACAACCGACACCTCCCTTGCCCGACCCGAGTCATACGGGGATCAGGCTATTCCCACCACAAGTACTACCGATACGTTATTTACAATGAACCCGGCCATCTTTACCTCACCAGGAACCGTTAACACACTGGTTCCGCTAAGCGATGGTCGAATGTTAATTGGTGGACGTTTCGTCAGTATTAGTGGGCAGCCGACTCCACGTAGTCTGGCCATCCTCAAAAGTGATGGAACTGTTGACACTACCTTTCAGGTTGACAGCCGCCTTACAGTGCTAGACGTCTATGAAGCTGCCGTCCAGACCGATGGCAAGATCATCATTGCCGGTAGATTTATAGTATCACCGTCAATACTCACCTATTTCCTCTTGCGCCTTTACCCGAATGGACTGTTGGACGAAACATTCAACACCGTAGGCATCGGTGGACCGGTTCTTGCCGTACTGATTGATGGAAGCAAGGTAGTGATTGGTGGAGCTTTTTATCAACCAACTCCGTATGTTGCCCGTCTGAATCCTGACGGAACGGCTGACTCTACCTTTAACGGTACAGGCAGTGGCCCCAACGATACTGTACGAGATATTGCCAGACAACAAGACGGCAAATATATCATCGTTGGTGACTTTACTCAGGTGAACAACACCCCTCAAACTGGTATCGCTCGTCTGGGAACCAATGGTGTGCTCGATACCGGATTTGTGCGCGGCGGTTCGATGGTGAGTAAACGAGTAGCCGTGTTACGCGATAATTCGGTCGTCGTTGGCCGCGAGGACATTTGCGGTGATAGTTCATTTGCGTGGTACACGCCAGATGGTGTGCTCAAACGCATGCCTCTCGATCTCGATCCCGATCCAAACTGGCTTGCATCGATTACCGCCTTAGTAGCACTGCCCGATGGTGGGTTCTTGATCGGGGGCTGGTATTCAGCAGTATGTATCAATGGTTTCCCAACGCAACATCAGGGCGAGGTATGGCGGTATACCGCTGATGGCACATTTAGAACAATGGTCAGTTTTGGCGACAACTCAGATATTCTGGCCCTCGCAGTCCGCAGTGATGGTCACGTTGTCGTTGGTGGGAAAGGCTTGCCTGTACGTTCAAGCGAGATCGGCATCTTCGATGGATTGGCGCTGCTTAATCCTGCCTACAATGGTTTAGAGAGAGTACCTGCATTCCACCCGCTGGTTGGAGACGAAGCAACTATCTACAGCATCAGCCGTTATGCAGATGGCAAACTCCTGATCGCCGGTAATTTCAGCCACGTCAACGGTTCTCCCCACTTTGGCCTGGCCCGTCTCCTCGCCAATGGCACCCTCGATCCAGACTTACATCCATTTGCGAACGATCCTGGTGGATACAGTCTCCCTACGCTCGTGTTACCCAATGGCAGCGCACTTACAGGGTTTAGGTCTAATCAACTTTTCCTGGTTGGAACGAACGGCAACCTCACCAATATCTCCGCCTTGAATGATTATCGTTCTGTGACTGCATTAGCGATTCAAAGTGACAATAAAGTGTTAGTCGGATCGTGGGGGTGGCTAAGACGACTGAACGCTGATGTTTCAGATACGGATCCGACCTTCACGATTGGTAATGTCAACGGGTCAGTCTATGCGCTTGCTGTGCAAGGGAACAAGATTGTTGTGGCCGGCGATTTCAGCAGCTACAACGGAGTCAACGTACCCGGCCTGGTTCGCCTCAATAGCGATGGCAATATTGACGACACATTCACGCCCCCGGCATTTCAGACTGAATATTCCCAGATCGGTTCTCTGTACAGCATCACACCACTACCTGATGGTGATTTAATAGTGGGCGGATACTTTAAAACGGTCGATGGCGAAGAACGTCCAAATCTGGTTCGTTTGAATAATGACGGAACAGTAGACACTGGCTTCTCTTCCCCAACCAGTTTTCATACTGTACAATCCACGTGTCTGGCAGGAGATGGGTCACTATGGGTCGGTGGGATAGCGAACACATATGGGCGTCACCCGTTTCTCACTCATCTTGATCGCAACGGGCAGATCATGCCCACTACCTTTCCAAATACTTATCAAGCTGCTCACTACTTTGATGGCGCAATCCACAAGCTGCTGTGCGACGCCAACGGTTTGACCTGGGTAAGTGGGACGTTCAGCCTGATTGATGGAAAACCATTTTACGGGCTGGCCAGATATGCCCCCCTGCGCAGTCAGGTCTTTCTCCCCCAGATCATCAGATAA
- a CDS encoding PIG-L deacetylase family protein — MTLTHEETIVLRPAVAVGMRPTLLAVFAHPDDESFGPGGTLARYAWSGAAVHLICATGGEEGTVDAELLQGYESVAALRRAELLRAAEALGLSSVTLLGYRDSGMAGSAANQHPAALINQPREQVVEQLVRLIRHFRPQVVITFDPIGGYRHPDHIAIHEATVAAFHAAGDPAAFPAAGAPYAPQKLYYTTFSRRLLRLLVRLMPLFGRDPKAFGRNRDVDLTQLANVEFPTHARIDTTAVQAQARAAALAHVSQGAGGPLTRGPLSKVLSLLGRTDTFMRAYPPATPDVREDDLFAGVTW, encoded by the coding sequence ATGACCCTTACTCACGAAGAGACGATAGTCTTACGCCCGGCAGTGGCGGTTGGTATGCGACCGACGCTACTGGCGGTGTTTGCGCATCCTGATGATGAGAGTTTTGGACCGGGTGGAACGCTCGCCCGTTATGCCTGGTCGGGTGCTGCCGTGCATTTGATTTGTGCAACCGGTGGCGAAGAGGGAACGGTTGATGCCGAACTGTTGCAAGGGTACGAGTCGGTGGCGGCGTTGCGACGGGCAGAGTTGCTGCGCGCTGCCGAGGCGTTGGGGTTGAGTAGTGTAACGCTGCTTGGGTATCGCGATTCGGGTATGGCCGGTAGCGCAGCCAATCAGCACCCGGCGGCTCTTATAAATCAGCCACGTGAGCAGGTGGTTGAGCAGTTGGTGCGTCTGATCCGGCACTTCCGGCCACAGGTGGTGATCACGTTTGATCCCATCGGTGGTTACCGGCATCCCGATCACATTGCTATTCACGAGGCAACGGTTGCCGCATTTCACGCGGCGGGTGATCCGGCAGCCTTTCCGGCAGCCGGTGCGCCGTATGCGCCACAAAAGCTCTATTACACGACCTTCTCGCGGCGCCTGTTGCGTTTGCTGGTCAGGCTGATGCCGCTCTTCGGGCGTGATCCAAAGGCTTTTGGTCGTAATCGGGACGTTGATTTGACTCAGCTCGCCAATGTTGAGTTTCCGACCCATGCCCGGATTGATACGACCGCGGTGCAGGCCCAGGCGCGAGCCGCGGCGCTGGCTCACGTCAGCCAGGGAGCCGGTGGGCCACTGACCCGTGGCCCGCTGAGTAAGGTGTTGAGTTTGCTGGGGCGGACAGATACGTTTATGCGTGCCTATCCGCCGGCGACGCCCGATGTGCGTGAAGACGATCTGTTTGCCGGTGTTACGTGGTGA
- a CDS encoding metallophosphoesterase family protein, translating into MPFRILHISDIHTGPPFNPAAAERLIADAHALNPDLLVISGDFVQRADFSRQWQAACELRRRLPQPQLVVAGNHDVPLFLLHERLFRPFDRYRRYITPDLNPVFTAPGIAVIGACTAHGWTIDGGRLNRDQMQTLRSQLAGLAADTYKVVVWHHPVGFPPAYQRKRPLVANAGEAMQLLAEFAVDLLLCGHLHLSFVGNTRDFLPELRHGTYIVQSGTTTSRRGYGDEHGANTCNLITIEADGARVQHLRFDQRSTGFQPVAEHWLPRPNTTGSDHHHVTPANRSSSRTSGVAGG; encoded by the coding sequence ATGCCATTTCGCATTCTCCACATCTCCGACATCCATACCGGCCCACCGTTCAATCCCGCTGCCGCTGAACGGCTGATCGCCGACGCTCACGCACTAAACCCCGATCTCCTCGTTATCTCAGGGGATTTTGTGCAACGCGCCGATTTCTCTCGCCAATGGCAGGCCGCCTGTGAGCTACGCCGTCGTCTACCGCAGCCACAACTGGTCGTGGCCGGCAATCACGATGTCCCCCTCTTCCTGCTCCACGAGCGGCTGTTCAGACCATTCGACCGCTATCGTCGCTATATCACGCCTGATCTGAACCCGGTCTTCACCGCACCCGGCATCGCCGTGATTGGGGCATGCACCGCGCATGGCTGGACGATTGACGGCGGCAGGCTCAATCGCGACCAGATGCAGACACTACGCAGCCAGCTTGCCGGTCTCGCTGCCGACACCTACAAAGTTGTGGTCTGGCATCATCCGGTTGGCTTTCCGCCTGCGTACCAGCGCAAACGCCCCCTGGTTGCCAATGCCGGCGAAGCGATGCAACTTCTCGCCGAATTTGCCGTCGATCTGTTGCTGTGTGGGCATCTCCATCTAAGCTTTGTCGGCAATACCCGTGATTTTCTACCCGAACTCCGGCATGGCACCTACATCGTACAGAGCGGTACAACAACATCGCGCCGCGGCTACGGCGACGAGCACGGCGCGAATACCTGCAATCTAATCACTATCGAGGCTGATGGCGCCCGTGTCCAGCACCTCCGTTTTGATCAACGCAGCACCGGCTTCCAACCGGTCGCCGAACACTGGCTACCGCGTCCCAACACCACCGGCAGCGATCATCACCACGTAACACCGGCAAACAGATCGTCTTCACGCACATCGGGCGTCGCCGGCGGATAG
- a CDS encoding AAA family ATPase, which produces MIPLQLALRNFMCYRATENGDPLRLDLDGLHVLCLSGENGAGKSTLLDAITWALWGEARRPDDDLITQGETEMMVELVFALDGRKYRVIRQRQRGRSSGRGTGAGKTWLDLQQFDGTTWRPIGENTIRETQRKITELLRMSYTTFVNASFLLQGRADEFTSKTPAERKEVLAEILDLAEYAELERRARERVRLLEADLIRVRGQLETLQPIANQVPFWQQAVAEAEQRQHTLQQQRTALEAEFTQASEKLRHLEQEAHRQREVQNRIAILTGEIQRYSNELRELNARIAQAEQTIAQRPLIEAGLAELHAARADLERLEQLRTRYDELMARKRELQQELKAELNLLNERLSHAIQQLDRLYAEAQRLVGLQQRVAAIRQRLRELAPVHERLVQCQHQRTALEQHLNHIRDLVMRQRLLQNQLEQQRNTLQSELNRSHQELARLDRQLSDVETWRNALRAAQDAQARVQILEAEQLNRRQQEQVVLDRLSAARAEAAQARRDIETLQTNQALLATGKGECPVCRRHLAANEADHVYAHYRQELERLQAQETQAKAAIQAAEQELKQIRSTLTSTEQELTRLRQQAATIESLHHQLNQAATWQTERDQLAQRIATLTGQLTTGSINPAVQAELDTLITDLEAAGDIESVQRDLRMLNDEMMTLEQQLREHSRLEGELSTCQNDIERIEHALRDLPAAEATVAELQRQIAENDFGHEIRVAGRQVVAELESLNYRPEDLEATRALVRSLTRWEQAERDLLLAEQRYATDLKLREQTQQLCDHAERERQTLHAEAEALAHQLRVLPTVQATVNQVKQQLSANEQALQAAGRDLAEKQAYYRQAESAAAEVESLQTQERQLSERTALFAELAEAFGKKGVQAMLIETAIPQLEDEANRLLARLTDGQMHLRFEMQRDTKKGDTVETLEVRIADALGTRDYAAFSGGEAMRVNFAIRMALSRLLAHRAGARLETLVIDEGFGVLDADGRERMVEAITAVQRDFARIIVITHIDDLKDRFPATLEIRKTPLGSRWELRG; this is translated from the coding sequence ATGATCCCTCTACAACTGGCCCTGCGCAACTTTATGTGCTACCGCGCCACCGAAAATGGTGATCCGCTCCGCCTCGACCTCGACGGCCTGCACGTCCTTTGCTTATCGGGCGAAAATGGGGCCGGGAAATCCACCTTGCTCGACGCGATCACCTGGGCATTATGGGGCGAAGCGCGCCGACCCGACGACGATCTGATCACCCAGGGCGAGACAGAAATGATGGTGGAACTGGTCTTTGCCCTCGACGGACGCAAATACCGGGTGATTCGCCAGCGTCAACGCGGGCGGAGCAGTGGACGCGGCACAGGCGCCGGCAAAACCTGGCTTGATCTGCAACAGTTTGACGGTACCACCTGGCGCCCCATCGGCGAAAACACCATCCGCGAGACCCAGCGTAAAATTACTGAACTGTTGCGCATGTCGTATACCACCTTTGTCAACGCTTCCTTCCTGTTGCAGGGCAGAGCTGACGAGTTCACCAGCAAAACCCCAGCCGAACGCAAAGAGGTACTGGCCGAAATCCTCGATCTGGCCGAATACGCCGAACTCGAACGCCGTGCCCGTGAACGGGTGCGTCTGCTCGAAGCCGATCTGATTCGGGTACGCGGCCAGCTCGAAACACTCCAACCAATAGCCAATCAGGTACCATTCTGGCAGCAAGCCGTCGCTGAAGCCGAACAACGACAGCACACACTCCAACAGCAACGCACAGCGCTGGAAGCAGAGTTCACCCAGGCATCCGAAAAGCTGCGTCACCTGGAGCAAGAAGCGCATCGGCAACGCGAAGTCCAGAACCGCATTGCCATCCTGACCGGTGAAATCCAACGCTACAGCAATGAGCTACGTGAGCTGAACGCACGCATTGCCCAGGCTGAACAGACCATCGCCCAACGTCCGCTCATCGAGGCCGGTCTGGCCGAATTGCACGCAGCCCGTGCCGACCTGGAACGGCTTGAGCAGCTTCGTACCCGCTACGACGAACTAATGGCCCGCAAACGCGAGCTACAACAGGAATTGAAGGCTGAACTCAACCTGCTCAACGAGCGGTTGTCACACGCCATTCAGCAACTTGATCGGCTGTACGCCGAAGCTCAACGCCTTGTTGGATTGCAACAACGGGTAGCAGCGATTCGCCAGCGCCTCCGCGAACTGGCACCGGTTCACGAACGGCTGGTACAGTGTCAGCACCAGCGCACTGCGCTTGAACAACATCTGAACCACATTCGTGACCTGGTCATGCGACAGCGCCTTCTCCAGAATCAACTCGAACAACAGCGGAATACGCTGCAAAGTGAGCTAAACCGTTCGCATCAGGAACTTGCCCGCCTCGACCGCCAGCTCAGCGATGTTGAAACCTGGCGAAATGCGTTGCGTGCGGCCCAGGATGCCCAGGCTCGCGTCCAAATCCTTGAAGCCGAACAGCTTAACCGGCGTCAACAAGAGCAAGTCGTGCTGGATCGCTTGAGTGCAGCACGGGCGGAGGCTGCTCAAGCCCGCCGCGACATCGAGACATTGCAGACCAACCAGGCATTACTCGCCACCGGCAAAGGGGAATGCCCGGTCTGTCGGCGTCACCTGGCCGCCAACGAAGCCGACCACGTGTACGCCCATTACCGGCAAGAACTGGAACGGCTGCAAGCCCAGGAGACCCAGGCGAAAGCAGCGATCCAGGCCGCCGAACAAGAACTGAAACAGATTCGCAGCACCCTGACCAGCACAGAACAGGAACTCACCAGACTCCGCCAACAGGCTGCAACCATTGAATCCCTGCACCACCAGCTCAATCAGGCTGCCACCTGGCAAACCGAACGTGACCAACTGGCGCAGCGCATTGCCACCCTTACCGGGCAACTGACCACCGGCTCCATCAATCCCGCGGTACAGGCCGAACTGGACACCCTGATCACCGACCTGGAGGCGGCGGGTGACATTGAGAGTGTGCAACGCGACCTCCGCATGCTCAACGACGAGATGATGACACTTGAGCAGCAGTTGCGCGAACACAGCCGGCTCGAAGGCGAATTGAGTACCTGCCAGAACGACATTGAACGCATCGAGCATGCACTGCGTGATCTTCCCGCTGCCGAAGCGACCGTAGCCGAATTGCAACGCCAGATCGCCGAAAATGACTTTGGCCACGAGATTCGGGTTGCCGGACGCCAGGTGGTTGCCGAACTTGAATCCCTCAACTACCGACCGGAAGACCTCGAAGCGACACGTGCCCTGGTACGCAGCCTCACCCGCTGGGAACAGGCAGAACGCGATCTACTCCTGGCCGAGCAACGCTACGCCACCGACCTCAAACTACGCGAGCAGACCCAACAGCTCTGCGATCACGCCGAACGCGAACGGCAAACCCTGCACGCCGAAGCTGAAGCCCTGGCCCATCAGCTACGAGTCTTACCGACCGTCCAGGCAACGGTCAATCAGGTAAAACAGCAACTCAGCGCGAACGAACAGGCACTTCAGGCCGCCGGACGCGATCTGGCCGAAAAGCAAGCCTACTACAGGCAGGCCGAATCGGCGGCAGCCGAGGTTGAGTCGCTTCAGACCCAGGAGCGTCAGCTTAGCGAACGCACCGCCCTCTTTGCCGAGCTGGCGGAAGCCTTCGGCAAAAAGGGCGTTCAGGCCATGCTGATCGAAACGGCCATTCCCCAACTCGAAGACGAAGCTAACCGGCTGCTGGCCCGCCTGACCGATGGGCAGATGCATCTGCGCTTCGAGATGCAGCGTGACACCAAAAAAGGGGACACGGTAGAGACGCTGGAGGTACGGATCGCCGATGCCCTGGGCACCCGTGATTACGCCGCGTTTAGCGGTGGTGAAGCGATGCGGGTCAATTTTGCTATTCGGATGGCCCTTTCACGACTACTCGCCCACCGGGCCGGTGCCCGGCTCGAAACCCTCGTGATTGACGAAGGGTTTGGCGTGCTCGATGCCGATGGTCGTGAACGCATGGTCGAAGCAATTACCGCTGTGCAACGCGATTTTGCTCGCATCATCGTGATCACGCATATTGATGATTTGAAGGATCGCTTCCCGGCGACGCTCGAAATTCGCAAAACGCCGCTCGGTAGCCGCTGGGAACTGCGTGGATAG
- a CDS encoding TerC family protein — MEAIFSVENLLALVTLTMMEIVLGVDNIIFISILAGKLPTAQQRPARQIGLALALITRLLLLLSISWIAGLTQPLFEIGPWHVTGRSLIMLGGGLFLIYKATTEIHEKLEGAEHTEQSAAATTMQAVVFQIILLDIVFSLDSVITAVGMANALWVMMTAVIIAVGVMLFLAEGIAKFVSDHPTIKMLALSFLLLIGFSLVAEGFELHIPKGYIYFAMGFSVMVELLNLRVAARARQPVQLHQRYDTTKLSH; from the coding sequence ATGGAAGCTATCTTTTCGGTCGAAAATCTGTTGGCGCTGGTAACGTTGACGATGATGGAGATTGTGCTTGGCGTTGATAATATCATCTTCATCAGCATTCTGGCGGGCAAATTGCCCACTGCGCAGCAACGTCCGGCGCGGCAGATCGGTCTGGCCCTGGCGCTGATCACCCGACTCCTGTTGTTACTCTCGATTAGCTGGATTGCCGGTCTCACCCAGCCGCTCTTTGAGATCGGGCCGTGGCATGTTACCGGTCGTAGCCTGATTATGCTCGGTGGTGGTCTGTTCCTTATCTACAAGGCAACGACTGAAATCCACGAGAAGCTGGAGGGGGCTGAGCATACCGAACAATCAGCGGCGGCGACAACGATGCAGGCGGTGGTCTTTCAGATCATCTTGCTGGACATCGTCTTCTCGCTCGACTCGGTCATTACAGCGGTTGGTATGGCGAATGCGCTGTGGGTGATGATGACTGCGGTGATCATTGCGGTGGGGGTGATGCTCTTTCTGGCCGAAGGGATTGCAAAGTTTGTCAGCGATCATCCCACGATCAAGATGCTGGCGCTCAGCTTCCTGTTACTCATCGGTTTTTCGCTGGTTGCCGAAGGCTTTGAACTGCACATTCCGAAGGGGTATATCTACTTCGCGATGGGCTTTTCGGTGATGGTCGAGTTGCTGAATCTGCGGGTCGCAGCCAGGGCGCGCCAGCCGGTGCAGTTGCATCAACGCTACGACACAACCAAACTGAGCCATTGA